One Sphingomonas sp. SUN039 genomic window carries:
- a CDS encoding alpha/beta hydrolase domain-containing protein, whose product MKVHTTCTRFALAVALLMQPALTAAQVPVSKAIPQVSGPIPVTADSKPFLYAQKALDAVDYVEEEYFLSGMANVYDWAGSGHQVKVVAGPGKYVTRILVMRPRDAAKFGGNVEVTVLNASLNLDFGGPTDFAQMVKQGDVWIGITTKAVTANALKKFDPVRYAPLDWSNPAPPASRCPQPTMIPTYMVGDKAALDAALKSGVKSSWPEYEDGLVWDMLGQLGLLLKNEQRQRLLPGFGKPFVYMSGISQSAIYIRTWIAGLHNRYRTADGKPVYDGYLGIVGPAMIRMNQCAADLALTDPLQKLIPPDVPFISLSSEGEMWQARATHQPDRFTARGGIVTYEVAGASHRGGNVPGLAPDAISFAAIPDMMKAGFKMPDTGGLAKLFPAGAVPNDFIWQPLERGAFRNLQLWVRHGIKPPQAPGIALDARREIRRDANGNALGGVRMPYIDVPVASYTGYLSAGGMGGVTGAKKAFAPETLKLLYPDHAAYVATFSASTDRLVAGRWISPEDAAAMKAAAAK is encoded by the coding sequence ATGAAAGTCCATACGACATGCACGCGCTTTGCTTTGGCCGTCGCGTTGTTGATGCAGCCCGCGCTGACAGCGGCGCAGGTCCCGGTATCGAAGGCGATTCCGCAAGTTTCCGGACCCATTCCCGTCACCGCGGACTCCAAACCCTTCCTCTACGCCCAAAAGGCGCTCGACGCCGTCGACTATGTCGAAGAGGAATACTTCCTGTCGGGTATGGCCAATGTCTATGACTGGGCAGGGTCCGGCCACCAGGTAAAGGTCGTCGCCGGGCCGGGCAAATATGTGACGCGCATCCTCGTCATGCGCCCGCGCGACGCCGCCAAATTCGGTGGCAATGTCGAAGTCACCGTCCTTAACGCCAGCCTCAACCTCGATTTTGGCGGGCCCACCGACTTCGCGCAAATGGTCAAGCAGGGCGATGTCTGGATCGGGATTACCACCAAGGCGGTGACGGCCAATGCGCTGAAGAAGTTCGACCCTGTCCGCTATGCACCGCTCGACTGGAGCAACCCCGCGCCACCGGCCAGCCGCTGCCCCCAGCCGACGATGATCCCGACCTATATGGTCGGGGACAAGGCGGCGCTGGACGCGGCGCTCAAATCGGGCGTGAAAAGCAGCTGGCCCGAATATGAGGACGGGCTGGTCTGGGACATGCTCGGGCAACTGGGGCTGCTGTTGAAGAACGAGCAGCGACAGCGCCTTCTGCCCGGGTTCGGCAAGCCGTTTGTCTACATGTCGGGCATTTCCCAATCGGCCATCTACATCCGCACCTGGATCGCGGGCCTTCATAATCGATATCGGACCGCGGATGGCAAACCGGTCTACGACGGATATCTCGGCATCGTCGGGCCTGCGATGATCCGGATGAACCAGTGCGCCGCCGACCTGGCGCTTACGGACCCGCTCCAGAAACTCATCCCGCCCGACGTGCCGTTCATCTCGCTCTCGTCGGAGGGAGAAATGTGGCAGGCGCGCGCCACCCACCAGCCCGATCGCTTCACGGCCAGAGGCGGGATCGTGACTTATGAAGTGGCCGGAGCCTCGCACCGGGGTGGCAATGTGCCGGGTCTCGCGCCGGATGCGATCTCGTTCGCGGCGATTCCGGATATGATGAAGGCCGGCTTCAAGATGCCCGACACCGGGGGGCTGGCAAAACTTTTCCCCGCCGGCGCGGTTCCCAATGACTTTATCTGGCAACCGCTGGAGCGCGGCGCGTTTCGCAACCTCCAGCTTTGGGTGCGCCACGGCATCAAGCCGCCACAAGCGCCCGGCATCGCGCTGGATGCGCGGCGCGAGATTCGGCGCGACGCGAATGGAAATGCACTGGGTGGGGTGCGGATGCCGTACATTGATGTGCCGGTCGCCAGCTATACCGGCTATTTGTCGGCGGGTGGCATGGGTGGCGTAACGGGGGCGAAGAAAGCCTTCGCGCCGGAAACGCTTAAATTGCTCTACCCCGATCACGCCGCTTATGTGGCGACGTTCTCGGCGTCGACGGACCGCCTGGTCGCGGGCCGATGGATTTCGCCTGAAGATGCTGCCGCAATGAA
- a CDS encoding GMC family oxidoreductase, producing the protein MLPAEADFVIAGGGAAGCVLAARLSENPAHRVVLLEAGARSDGFLVKMPVGSYLMLGKPASDWLYTTEPDPSLLGRESIWSAGKMLGGGSAINGMVYIRGSRADYDDWADRLGCVGWGWDDVQAYFLKSASYAGESRRTHSTSGPLGVSCPRSVHKLSRAFVAACKERGLAEIEDYCVGDIDGAFVNLVTQRNGQRSSAARAFLEPAMRRPNLTVVTGALVDKVVIADGRVTGVRYIKGAQIREITVRREAIVSASTLQSPAILMRSGIGRAAALRALGIDVQVDALEVGRNLQEHASVQTSYFVDVPTYNTMVSRWRMPMNLLNYLVFSRGPLSATPVEAMAYLRSRPELAEPDIKLQFGPLAFDPATRRPHKRPGVVVFANVAKPRSRGEIRLRSADPADKPVIDHRLLGDPYDVAALIGGLKQVDDILNAAPFGNHLRGRLSPDARPTSDEEWEHRIRSTAGIGYHPVGTCHMGGDSAAVVDPRLRVRGVTGLRVADASIMPIMPAANTNAPAIMIGEKAADLIKEDAR; encoded by the coding sequence ATGCTTCCGGCGGAAGCCGACTTCGTGATTGCCGGGGGCGGCGCCGCAGGGTGCGTGCTGGCGGCGCGACTGTCGGAAAACCCTGCGCACAGGGTCGTCCTGCTCGAAGCCGGTGCGCGCAGCGATGGCTTTCTCGTCAAAATGCCGGTCGGGTCGTACCTGATGCTCGGCAAGCCCGCGAGCGACTGGCTGTACACGACCGAACCTGACCCTTCGCTGCTGGGGCGCGAAAGCATCTGGTCGGCGGGAAAAATGCTCGGCGGGGGGTCGGCGATCAATGGCATGGTCTACATTCGGGGGAGCCGGGCGGATTATGACGACTGGGCCGACCGGCTGGGGTGCGTCGGGTGGGGCTGGGACGACGTCCAGGCTTATTTCCTGAAGTCCGCAAGCTATGCAGGTGAATCCCGTCGGACCCATTCGACGTCGGGACCGCTCGGCGTATCATGCCCGCGCAGCGTGCATAAGCTCTCGCGTGCCTTTGTTGCCGCCTGCAAAGAGCGGGGCTTAGCCGAGATCGAGGATTATTGCGTCGGCGACATCGACGGTGCGTTCGTCAATCTGGTCACCCAGCGGAACGGCCAGCGGTCGAGCGCGGCGCGCGCGTTCCTCGAACCGGCGATGCGACGGCCGAACCTGACCGTGGTCACCGGGGCGCTGGTCGACAAGGTGGTGATTGCGGACGGGCGCGTCACAGGGGTGCGCTATATCAAGGGCGCCCAAATCCGCGAGATTACGGTACGACGTGAAGCAATCGTCAGTGCCAGCACGTTGCAATCGCCCGCAATCCTGATGCGCTCGGGCATCGGTCGTGCCGCGGCGTTACGGGCGCTGGGCATCGACGTGCAGGTCGATGCACTCGAGGTCGGGCGTAATCTTCAGGAACATGCCAGCGTTCAAACCAGCTATTTCGTCGATGTGCCAACCTACAACACGATGGTCAGTCGCTGGCGGATGCCGATGAATCTCTTGAACTATTTGGTGTTCAGTCGCGGGCCGTTGTCGGCGACGCCGGTCGAAGCGATGGCTTATTTGCGGTCTCGGCCCGAACTGGCCGAACCCGATATCAAGCTTCAGTTCGGCCCGCTTGCCTTCGACCCGGCCACACGCCGCCCGCACAAGCGACCGGGTGTGGTGGTCTTCGCCAATGTCGCCAAGCCGCGCAGCCGGGGCGAAATTCGTCTTCGCAGCGCAGACCCTGCGGATAAGCCGGTCATCGATCACCGGTTGCTGGGCGACCCGTACGATGTCGCGGCGTTGATCGGGGGATTGAAACAGGTCGACGATATCCTGAACGCCGCGCCGTTCGGCAACCATCTCCGGGGTCGGCTCAGCCCTGACGCCAGGCCGACGAGCGATGAGGAATGGGAACACCGCATCCGCTCGACGGCCGGCATCGGCTATCACCCCGTCGGCACCTGCCATATGGGCGGGGATTCGGCAGCGGTGGTCGATCCCAGACTCCGGGTACGCGGCGTCACAGGGCTGCGCGTCGCCGATGCGTCGATCATGCCGATCATGCCCGCCGCCAATACCAATGCGCCGGCGATCATGATCGGTGAAAAGGCCGCCGATCTGATCAAGGAGGATGCGAGATGA
- a CDS encoding Zn-ribbon domain-containing OB-fold protein, with product MTAENVGPLVAGELDAPFWDAWKADESFLLHRCSTCGRHDWPASCCIDHGQAPMVWVPTSGAGTIDTYTIFYRAYVKELAGDVPYVVAVVRLDEGPYFHTRITGIAPDAVKTGMRVRVRKGEGDAFPLFQPE from the coding sequence ATGACCGCCGAAAACGTCGGGCCGCTCGTGGCCGGTGAACTGGACGCACCATTCTGGGATGCATGGAAAGCCGATGAGAGCTTTCTGCTCCACCGTTGCAGCACCTGCGGCCGCCACGACTGGCCCGCGTCCTGCTGTATCGACCACGGCCAGGCACCGATGGTCTGGGTGCCGACATCCGGTGCCGGAACGATCGACACCTACACGATCTTCTACCGGGCCTATGTGAAGGAACTGGCGGGCGACGTGCCTTATGTCGTCGCCGTGGTCCGCCTCGACGAAGGACCCTATTTTCATACGCGCATCACCGGCATTGCGCCTGATGCCGTGAAGACCGGCATGCGCGTTCGCGTTCGGAAAGGGGAGGGCGACGCCTTCCCGCTTTTCCAGCCTGAATGA
- a CDS encoding thiolase family protein gives MERASIAIVGMGVTKQGRALGVTEVELRRQALELALVDAGIGRDAIDGYILASHEREDLRYLGLSPNFSWPVQTGGATAPCTFIMAAGAILSGQADMVACAYAMAPSSGGMPGFGGKMSFGSLGYGYPAQVGMIGAASAHALHARWHMDHYGTTSEHLGAVAVQLRDHAVNRPDAMGYGQPITLADHQASPMVVDPFHMLDCCRDTDGGAVFIVTSAERAKSMAQKHPVFLLGAGTGHNIGNWHKRDVYAHHDAIAPAIGRALAQAGVSLGDIDTAQFYDPFTISIIMQLEHYGFCAPGTGGPFVADGGISLGGKIPSNTGGGQISGFYAAGFTPLIEAMKQLRGEAGATQVKGARIALTSGHGLNGGVQNTWSHGTLILGAEA, from the coding sequence ATGGAACGCGCTAGCATCGCCATCGTCGGCATGGGAGTGACGAAACAAGGCCGCGCGCTCGGCGTCACCGAGGTCGAACTGCGGCGGCAGGCGCTGGAACTTGCGCTGGTCGATGCCGGGATCGGGCGCGACGCCATCGATGGGTATATCCTTGCGTCGCACGAGCGCGAGGATCTGCGCTATCTCGGTCTCTCGCCTAATTTTTCCTGGCCGGTGCAGACCGGCGGAGCGACGGCGCCGTGCACCTTCATCATGGCAGCAGGCGCAATCCTGTCGGGCCAGGCGGACATGGTCGCCTGCGCCTATGCCATGGCCCCGTCCTCGGGCGGCATGCCGGGCTTCGGCGGCAAGATGTCGTTCGGGTCGCTCGGCTATGGCTATCCCGCGCAGGTCGGGATGATCGGCGCAGCCAGCGCTCACGCGCTCCATGCGCGTTGGCATATGGACCATTATGGCACCACCAGCGAGCATCTCGGGGCGGTCGCGGTGCAGCTGCGCGACCACGCCGTCAACCGTCCCGATGCGATGGGTTACGGCCAGCCGATCACGCTGGCGGACCATCAGGCCTCGCCGATGGTCGTCGATCCGTTTCATATGCTCGATTGCTGCCGCGACACCGATGGCGGCGCCGTTTTCATCGTGACGAGCGCCGAACGCGCCAAGTCGATGGCACAGAAGCACCCTGTGTTCCTGCTGGGGGCGGGCACGGGGCATAATATCGGCAATTGGCACAAGCGGGACGTCTACGCGCATCACGACGCCATTGCCCCGGCGATCGGGCGCGCGCTGGCGCAGGCCGGCGTGTCGCTCGGCGATATCGATACCGCCCAATTCTACGACCCGTTCACGATCTCCATAATCATGCAGCTCGAACATTATGGGTTCTGCGCGCCGGGGACGGGCGGGCCGTTCGTTGCCGACGGTGGCATTTCGCTCGGCGGCAAAATCCCGTCGAACACGGGCGGCGGACAGATTTCCGGCTTTTACGCTGCAGGATTTACGCCGCTGATCGAGGCGATGAAACAATTGCGCGGCGAGGCCGGGGCAACGCAGGTCAAGGGCGCTCGCATCGCGCTGACGAGCGGGCATGGGTTGAACGGGGGCGTGCAGAATACCTGGTCGCACGGCACGCTGATCCTGGGAGCCGAGGCATGA
- a CDS encoding aldehyde dehydrogenase family protein — MMTDMLIDGRLVKGAGAPVMVHNPSSGEVAATFPGASIDQFAAAIASARAAADKGVWAALKPSERVTVLRHFLELLVDQTAALKSLITLETGAPVGGFIIEAQVAGPLRQIGEMFDLYAKLPELEENPLTLEERINSSGGFVQSIKRYVPVGVVAAISAYNFPLHISLWKLMSALVTGNCVILRPSPLTPLATLALGEAALAAGLPAGVLHIVAEAGPEGATLMTSDPAVDMVSFTGSTEVGSKVAAQAAPSMKRLQLELGGKSAQIYLPDRIEAAFSAAIGVCLAHAGQGCVLGTRVFVPEADKPKVLAAMAASLAYARIGDSTDPTTTMGPVISAAQAARCERYVQLAVDAGATVVAGGKRPDRPGFYFEPTILDVPDNKNPAAQDEIFGPVVCVIGYRDVDHAVEMANDSSLGLSGYVYGKDARAALDVAKRIRTGTINVNSFFSSPTASIGGHKMSGVGREKGIEGFRAFQEIQVMNLGSAV, encoded by the coding sequence ATGATGACTGACATGCTGATCGACGGCCGGCTCGTGAAGGGCGCAGGTGCGCCGGTCATGGTGCACAATCCGTCGTCGGGAGAAGTGGCCGCGACCTTTCCCGGGGCCTCGATCGACCAGTTCGCGGCGGCGATTGCCTCTGCCCGCGCGGCTGCCGACAAGGGCGTGTGGGCGGCACTTAAGCCGAGCGAACGCGTCACCGTACTTCGCCACTTTCTGGAATTGCTGGTCGATCAGACCGCCGCGCTCAAGTCGCTCATCACCCTTGAAACCGGTGCGCCAGTGGGTGGGTTCATCATCGAAGCCCAGGTCGCCGGCCCGCTGCGCCAGATCGGCGAGATGTTCGATCTTTATGCGAAACTGCCCGAGCTCGAGGAAAACCCCCTGACGCTCGAGGAGCGAATCAACAGTTCGGGCGGCTTTGTCCAGAGCATCAAACGTTATGTTCCAGTTGGCGTCGTCGCGGCAATTTCGGCGTACAATTTTCCGCTACATATCAGCCTGTGGAAGCTGATGAGCGCGCTCGTCACCGGCAATTGCGTTATCCTGCGTCCCAGTCCGCTCACACCGCTCGCGACCCTTGCCCTTGGCGAGGCAGCGCTCGCGGCGGGTCTGCCAGCCGGGGTGCTTCACATCGTTGCCGAAGCCGGGCCGGAGGGCGCAACGCTGATGACCAGCGATCCGGCCGTCGATATGGTCAGCTTCACCGGCTCGACCGAAGTCGGCAGCAAGGTTGCCGCGCAGGCTGCGCCCTCGATGAAGCGGTTGCAACTCGAACTGGGCGGCAAGTCGGCGCAGATATATCTGCCTGACCGGATTGAGGCAGCGTTCTCGGCCGCGATCGGCGTGTGCCTCGCCCATGCCGGACAGGGCTGTGTGCTGGGTACGCGGGTGTTCGTGCCAGAAGCGGACAAACCCAAGGTCCTTGCGGCGATGGCGGCGAGCCTCGCCTATGCCAGGATCGGTGATTCGACCGACCCGACCACGACGATGGGGCCAGTGATCAGCGCGGCACAGGCGGCGCGTTGCGAACGCTACGTCCAGCTGGCGGTCGATGCGGGTGCGACGGTGGTTGCCGGTGGCAAGCGCCCCGACCGGCCGGGATTTTACTTTGAGCCGACCATCCTCGACGTTCCCGACAACAAGAACCCCGCCGCGCAGGACGAGATTTTCGGCCCCGTGGTCTGCGTGATCGGCTACCGCGATGTCGATCATGCGGTTGAAATGGCGAATGATTCCTCGCTCGGCCTGTCGGGCTATGTCTATGGCAAGGATGCGCGCGCTGCGCTTGATGTCGCCAAACGGATCCGCACCGGCACGATCAACGTCAATTCCTTCTTTTCCAGCCCCACAGCCTCGATCGGGGGACACAAGATGAGCGGTGTCGGGCGCGAGAAGGGGATCGAGGGCTTCAGGGCGTTCCAGGAAATCCAGGTCATGAACCTTGGCTCGGCCGTCTGA
- a CDS encoding NADP-dependent oxidoreductase, whose translation MPNGQRVVLRHYPHGAMQPSDFGIEELSLPDIGAGEFLVRALYVSVDPMLRLFIDPAPLGGKMPPMPLGTTIPGPAVGKVIESNHPDFAVGTIVEGRFGWQHFAVSNGTGVQRVSSKLGSPENALSIGGLPGFTAYVGLEVAGGVKSGQTFLVSGAAGAVGSAAGALIHARGGRAVGIAGGADKCRYLVEEIGYDAAIDRLAPDFLAQLATALPSGADVYFDNVGGAMLASIVPMMARGGLVLICGLMAQYQGEAATSVDHLPDVLRAVMFNSLRIQGFTQVGQDALRPAFEAELVDLVASNRMKVAMHIEDGIERLPQAMAGLFDNSVTGKVVVRVGEI comes from the coding sequence ATGCCGAACGGACAGCGCGTCGTCCTGCGCCACTACCCGCACGGGGCGATGCAGCCGTCAGATTTCGGCATCGAAGAGCTGTCCTTGCCCGACATCGGCGCCGGCGAGTTCCTCGTGCGCGCGCTCTATGTCTCGGTCGACCCGATGCTGCGGCTGTTCATCGATCCGGCACCGCTCGGCGGTAAAATGCCGCCAATGCCGCTGGGAACGACAATCCCGGGACCGGCTGTCGGTAAGGTCATCGAGTCCAATCATCCCGACTTCGCCGTCGGAACGATTGTCGAGGGCCGTTTCGGCTGGCAGCATTTTGCCGTGTCGAACGGGACGGGCGTGCAGCGGGTCAGCTCGAAACTCGGCAGTCCCGAGAACGCGTTGAGCATCGGGGGCCTGCCGGGATTCACCGCCTACGTCGGGCTCGAGGTCGCCGGTGGCGTCAAGTCAGGACAGACATTCCTCGTTAGCGGCGCGGCAGGCGCGGTCGGGTCCGCAGCGGGGGCGCTCATCCACGCGCGCGGCGGCCGCGCCGTCGGAATTGCAGGCGGTGCGGACAAATGCCGCTATCTGGTCGAGGAGATCGGCTATGACGCGGCCATCGACCGGCTCGCGCCCGATTTCCTGGCGCAGCTTGCCACCGCTTTGCCCTCCGGCGCAGACGTCTATTTCGATAATGTCGGTGGGGCGATGCTCGCATCGATCGTGCCAATGATGGCGCGCGGCGGACTCGTGCTGATCTGCGGCCTGATGGCGCAATATCAGGGCGAAGCGGCGACCAGTGTCGATCACCTGCCCGATGTTTTGCGCGCGGTGATGTTCAACAGCTTGCGAATTCAGGGCTTCACTCAGGTCGGGCAGGACGCGCTGCGCCCTGCTTTCGAGGCTGAACTCGTCGACCTCGTCGCCAGCAATCGCATGAAGGTGGCGATGCATATCGAGGACGGCATCGAGCGCCTGCCGCAGGCGATGGCCGGGCTGTTCGACAACAGCGTAACCGGCAAGGTCGTCGTCCGCGTAGGAGAGATTTGA